One genomic window of Tribolium castaneum strain GA2 chromosome 10, icTriCast1.1, whole genome shotgun sequence includes the following:
- the Ipo9 gene encoding importin-9 translates to MSGQKPALKNAIAQILSCALQPHSDIQRLTEERKKALEMTEDYPFILLEIIQSKEEAYAEKLMAATFLKNYVADSYGAKEFVALNPNLRQKLSLTLIELLSHENDVIRQMVLSSLELLVVNEYPNLFSVINNKVMSYLLSENMLEVTGAIQFMRGLGCNQKIFCSENMYFPPEYIEPLLNVLHNENFPMDLRAATISCMVQILISCKKTPLFSATNSRLTEVFQKLLSEPYSRSNDFKLRGEIINQISHAVVNLSDSVLELVTRCLPAIGQIMFNCCLEFKEIITGHKQVPRDAHETEPENFNQLILNILILINNIFVLPNYSSLLTDGLNDFMYLLFILMCAYDNVEETLFTEENLDISPEIDYTLRGRCGHTLLVFMDRCDYGKFCASFHHVLQKHIAEANLARVNSEVYYNRILEVLMFGVGLLSYVFEEPEQSFLYYIEHWSNLLLEQGPDWTVLGRLLWVGSKFSTHLTPVTLSRHLNAILANYNSQISALRLACLDAIRSHLSTLKSNPHRMVFSNSQTGITECLFSISVFSPTMSILCLEAMAYFFEFSPESAARNSQRIMQVILDSLYSHISNASVIREVKFLLSKIVVNSSCKDIVQDSFIPFTIKLIYKSCPSPLSLKVDVPERGFDLLNTVVKFYPETIDNNVVLQGFLAACNCILDFNESSIMEVATIFISNILMKASFQIKTLRDIKGKILAEYVPDVLFKLLEPYPQEAVCPSKFGRLCVISIMTLPEQIQPCIESILKALLSALQRTNCRDPIKSYCFIFAYMFMWQTESIVNFLSGIPGPDGCSALSYFLNKWQINMLHCEKFEKSIITLALCKMIEYSFTQKDDRINECRIHLEAPFNDDCSGLEKLYLCLIKILLSEVDGDCKYYRETDEVINDVLVKNHPVCDLDLVEHIKSFIGSYNTHHYYNVVKKFIQKSEENVLRELEKNSKPATL, encoded by the exons ATGTCGGGGCAAAAACCAGCGTTGAAAAACGCAATCGCGCAAATTTTGAGTTGTGCCCTTCAGCCACACTCGGATATTCAGCGATTAACGGAAGAGCGCAAGAAGGCTCTGGAAATGACCGAAG ATTATCCCTTTATCCTGTTGGAGATTATCCAAAGCAAGGAGGAAGCGTACGCTGAGAAGCTAATGGCAGCGACGTTTCTCAAAAACTACGTTGCGGACAGTTACGGGGCCAAGGAATTCGTCGCCCTGAACCCAAACCTGAGACAGAAGCTGAGCCTGACGTTGATCGAGTTATTATCACACGAGAATGATGTTATCAGACAGATGGTTCTCTCCTCCCTTGAACTCCTAGTCGTGAACGAGTATCCAAACCTCTTCAGTGTCATAAATAACAAAGTCATGAGTTATCTCCTGAGCGAGAACATGCTGGAAGTGACTGGGGCCATCCAGTTTATGAGGGGGCTGGGTTGCAACCAGAAAATCTTCTGTAGCGAGAATATGTACTTTCCGCCCGAGTACATCGAGCCGCTTTTGAACGTGCTCCACAACGAG AACTTTCCTATGGACTTGCGAGCGGCCACTATCTCGTGCATGGTCCAGATCCTCATCAGTTGCAAGAAAACGCCGCTTTTTTCGGCCACTAACTCCCGTCTGACTGAGGTTTTCCAAAAGTTGTTGAGTGAGCCCTACAGCCGTTCGAACGATTTTAAACTAAGGGGCGAAATAATCAACCAAATCTCGCACGCTGTTGTCAACTTATCGGACTCCGTTTTGGAGCTAGTGACTCGCTGTTTGCCTGCCATTGGGCAAATAATGTTCAACTGTTGTCTCGAGTTCAAGGAGATTATCACGGGGCACAAGCAAGTGCCCCGCGATGCTCATGAGACCGAGCCTGAAAATTTCAACCAACTGATCCTGAACATCTTAATCCtcattaacaatattttcgttttgCCGAACTATTCGTCCCTTTTGACCGATGGTTTGAacgattttatgtatttattgtttatcctGATGTGTGCGTATGATAACGTCGAGGAGACGCTTTTTACGGAAGAAAACCTTGATATAAGCCCCGAAATCGACTATACATTGCGTGGCCGCTGCGGGCACACTTTACTG GTTTTTATGGACCGGTGCGATTATGGCAAATTTTGTGCCTCGTTTCACCACGTGTTGCAGAAACATATAGCCGAGGCAAACCTGGCAAGGGTCAATTCCGAGGTTTACTATAACCGGATTTTGGAAGTGCTGATGTTCGGGGTTGGGCTTTTGAGCTACGTTTTTGAAGAACCGGAGCAgagttttttgtattatattGAACATTGGTCGAATTTGTTGCTTGAGCAGGGCCCGGATTGGACTGTTTTAGGGAGGCTGCTGTGGGTGGGCAGCAAATTCAGCACGCACCTGACACCAGTCACTTTGAGTCGGCATTTGAATGCCATTTTGGCAAATTATAACTCGCAAATTAGTGCCCTCCGATTGGCCTGTTTGGA TGCAATTAGGTCGCATCTCTCAACACTCAAATCCAACCCCCACCGAATGGTATTCTCAAATTCTCAAACCGGAATAACTGAATGTTTGTTCAGTATTTCGGTTTTTTCGCCAACGATGTCAATCCTGTGTCTTGAAGCAATGGCCTATTTTTTTGAG ttttcacccGAAAGTGCGGCTCGTAACTCGCAACGTATCATGCAGGTTATTCTAGACTCGCTCTATTCGCACATTTCGAACGCTAGCGTGATCCGAGAGGTAAAGTTTCTCCTAAGTAAAATCGTGGTGAATTCGAGTTGTAAAGACATAGTCCAGGATAGTTTCATTCCGTTTACGataaaactgatttataagAGTTGTCCCAGTCCTTTAAGCCTGAAAGTTGACGTTCCGGAACGCGGATTTGATTTATTGAACACTGTGGTGAAGTTTTACCCCGAAACAATTGACAATAACGTGGTGCTTCAGGGGTTCTTGGCTGCGTGTAACTGTATCCTGGATTTTAACGAAAGTAGCATTATGGAAGTTGCTACCATTTTCATTAGTAATATTTTGATGAAAGCGTCCttccaaattaaaactttgagGGACATCAAGGGCAAAATCCTAGCTGAATATGTACCTGACGTTCTGTTTAAACTACTAGAACCGTATCCACAAGAAGCCGTTTGTCCGTCGAAATTCGGACGCTTGTGCGTTATCAGTATTATGACACTACCTGAGCAAATCCAACCCTGTATTGAATCAATACTTAAGGCCCTTCTCAGTGCGTTGCAACGAACGAATTGTCGCGATCCAATCAAAAGTTACTGTTTTATTTTCGCTTACATGTTCATGTGGCAAACTGAAAGCATTGTTAATTTCCTATCGGGGATTCCCGGGCCGGACGGTTGCAGCGCCTTGTCTTATTTCCTAAATAAGTGGCAAATAAACATGCTACATTGTGAGAAGTTCGAAAAGAGTATAAT TACTTTAGCTTTATGCAAAATGATTGAATACTCATTTACGCAAAAAGACGACAGGATTAACGAATGTAGGATACATCTGGAAGCACCATTCAACGACGATTGTTCAGGCCTTGAGAAACTCTACTTGTGCCTAATCAAAATATTATTGAGCGAAGTTGac GGCGATTGTAAATATTATCGGGAAACAGACGAAGTAATTAACGATGTGTTAGTCAAGAATCATCCAGTTTGTGATTTAGATTTAGTGGAACATATAAAATCATTCATCGGGAGCTACAATACGCACCATTATTACAACGTGGTGAAGAAATTTATACAAAAGTCCGAGGAAAATGTGCTTCGAGAGTTGGAGAAAAATAGCAAGCCGGCCACTTTATAG